In Candidatus Nitrosotalea sinensis, the sequence CAATGACATGTAATGTATTATCTTCTAATTATCTCCCATTCATGTTTGCAATCTTCACACAAAAAATAGTAATGCATGCCGTCACTTTTTTCAATTGGGTCCATGTATTGCCCTATATTTTTTGATAGACATTCAAGACATTCTGATTCATTCATTTCATTTTGTTTGTCATACTAGAGTTAATATTCTGATGTGGCGTGGATTAGTCCTCTATCTTGTATCTTGGGGTCGTTTTTATAGCTCATATGAGGATTTTGTTTCATGTTTAGATGCTTTTCATCTGATTGTAGGGCAAGAATCATGCGTGGTACAAAATGTCTCAAATGTGGTCTAGATAACTCACGTGAAGCAGGAAGAATCGGACTTGAGATTCTTGATGAGCGAGGAATAGAAGAGCTTGATGATTTTATGTTGATTCATTTTCCTGATGAGAACAAGCGAAAAAAACTCAGGCATATGATGCTCCAGATAAACTATCAAGAGAACAGAGAGAAAAAGTATGATGCATCAAACAAGCATAAGAGGCATTAATTTCTAAAACTGGTTCCTATTAGACCCGGTATGCGATAATTAAAAAAATGTTTATACCTAATTTTGAATAGTGTAGGATATGGACAGTCAAATAGATGGATTGAAAAAGAAATTAAAAAAGAACAATGATGATGCACTGGATTTTGTACAAAAACTCGAATCTACAATGACTGAATTTGAAAAGACCGGAAACCTGTCTGAAAGTTTTAACGAGCTAAAAAAGGCCGTATTTGAATACAAGGACAAGATAATCAAGCAGATTTGATTGCAATGCCCCTACAGGCAATTATTTAACGGTAGGGATTGTACTAGTCTCATGAAACCCTTCTCAAAGATATTGATAATTGACACAACTGTCTTGATTGGCTGCTTTTTCCTTATATGGCATCTTGCTACTGGTTCTGATTTTTTAATTCCTTCAATTCATAATGATTATCTAAAATCTCTGCCTCTGGCATTGATGTATACAGCATTGGTTGGAATCTTGATTGTTCTTGGAACGGTATTGTTGTTTTTACCAAAAATGAGAAAAAAATGAAAACCTGTAGTAAAATCAAGAAACTACTATTCTAAAATGCAATAAATTCTTTAAAAAATAAAAATCTAGAGATGTATCCATCACAAGTTTTTGGAGTTGATCATAATTTACAAGTCTATTTTTCTGCCCTTAACAAGGAATACATCAATACTCCTCCTGATATTACAAGAGATACAACAAATGTTACCAGTATCCAGTCCATCTGGTGCTAGAGTTAGAAGATTTGTTTCTCAATTTTTTCATATTTTTGTTTATGTGATGCTAAAAACCAAAAAATGAGAATCCACATAATTGTTTTATAGTACAGTAAATCCCGTACGTGGAATAAAAAGCTGCTAGAAAAATTGCGGTATATTGGTACAAAACTAATAATTTCATGTTTCCAAAATGTACCTGATTTCTATTTAGATCATGTTTTTATAACACTGGTTTGGCACAGAGTACAGGTTTAAGAATTTGGGAAAAACTTTCTTTTCTAAAGTGATTGTAGTTCTGTTTGCAACACTTGTCATGATTACGATGATTCCACCGTATCAAAATGCAGCGGCTACTGGACAAACTTTTACAATCAACAGTGTATCACAATGTACTTCAACATCAGATTATACTACTGACACCAGCAATGGTTGTACTATCAATAATCTCAATCTTCAACCTGGTGATACCCTCAATATTGGATTCCAGAGCGTTGCAGTTAATCTGGGAACAGACGGAATAAACTCTGGTACAATAAACATCTCATCACTTTCATTAATGAGCACTAATGGACATGCCCTGACTAATAACGGAGTCATCAACATTTCAGGTGGTGTCTTTGTTTCTTCTTGGGATAATTTCCTTCATGCTGGAAATCTGATAAATAACGGGCTGATTCAGGTTACATCCGGAGGCCAACTGCAGACAGATGGCGGTGGACTCACAGACAATGGCCAGATAACTATTGACGGCAGTGCACACAGCGGGCTATTTGAGGATGTCCCACAGGGTGTACAAGGTGCTGCCACTGATACTATAACCAATGGCGGTTCAATAACAAGCGCAGGCGAGATTCAGGTTTATGCAATTTCAGTCCAACCGGGTGGAACCCTCAGCACTACAAATGTAGTCAATGCATATGGTTTCTTGTCAAATTCTGGTACATTTACTACTACTAGTCAGATCTTTACAGACACTTTCAATAACAACGGCCACTTGACGCTTACAAGCTCTAGTCTAATAGATGCACGCTTTTTCAATAATAACAATGGCGGCGTCGTTGACAACTCTTCTCCCCAGTTTAACATTGGTTCAGGAAATTCAAATGAGGCCTCTGGAACATTTGTCAATAATGGCGGTGGCACAGTAAATAACCATGGCGCTATGAACATGTTTGGAGGCATCAACAATTCCGGTCTTTTGAGAAACTATGGTTCTTTTACAGTTGACTCTTATGGACAACCAATTTACAATCCAGGTACAATAATTGCTGAATGTGGCAGCACTCCAATCAGTGATATCATAAATGGCATCCAGCAGATCTTTCCAAATGGCATCACCAATGGATGCGTACCACCAACTCTGACTATATCTTCTCCAGCAAACAATGCAAATCTCAATGCAAACACTTTGACAGTTTCTGGAACTGCATCTGCAGCTTTTCCGATAACAACCATAACATGGTCTGTTGATAACGGACAGATAATAACTGC encodes:
- a CDS encoding HYR domain-containing protein — encoded protein: MGKTFFSKVIVVLFATLVMITMIPPYQNAAATGQTFTINSVSQCTSTSDYTTDTSNGCTINNLNLQPGDTLNIGFQSVAVNLGTDGINSGTINISSLSLMSTNGHALTNNGVINISGGVFVSSWDNFLHAGNLINNGLIQVTSGGQLQTDGGGLTDNGQITIDGSAHSGLFEDVPQGVQGAATDTITNGGSITSAGEIQVYAISVQPGGTLSTTNVVNAYGFLSNSGTFTTTSQIFTDTFNNNGHLTLTSSSLIDARFFNNNNGGVVDNSSPQFNIGSGNSNEASGTFVNNGGGTVNNHGAMNMFGGINNSGLLRNYGSFTVDSYGQPIYNPGTIIAECGSTPISDIINGIQQIFPNGITNGCVPPTLTISSPANNANLNANTLTVSGTASAAFPITTITWSVDNGQIITASGTTSWSFSTGQLADGTHTIMVTATDNNGNTATKSVSVTIDTDLPSITVPSPITAQATGPHGAVVTYTATGSDNPDGPITPVCAPASGSTFALGSTTVNCSVTDKAGNIAHTSFQVTVQDTISPTLKLPANITQEATGPSGAPVTFSATATDIVDGTDPVTCTPASGSTFA